ACAGCGTCTGCGCCAGATCGTTCACCGAGAGCAGGTTCTGTACCGCGATGGCGATCGGCAGAATCAGTTCGGAGGCATTCGAGGCGACCACGACACCGCCGATCACCACACCGGTGGCCGGTCGGCAGAAGATCTTCACGAAACCGCGCTTGAGGCCGGACATCTTGGCACGCGGGTTCGTCTGCAGGGGCAGCGTGACCGTCCGCGCCGGCACCTCGCCATTGTCGATGGCGGCCTGGGATACGCCCACCGCGGCGATCTCGGGACGGGTAAAGACGGCCGCGGCAACAGTTTTCAGCTTGATGGGGCGCACCGCGTCGCCGAGCGCGTGATACATGGCGATGCGGCCCTGCATAGCCGCCACCGACGCCAGCGGCAGCAGGCCCGTGCAGTCGCCCGCGGCGTAGATGCCGGCCACCGAGGTGCGCGACACCCGGTCGACGGTCAGGTACCCGCCGGAGCCGAGGGTGATGCCGACCCGCTCCAGACCCAGGCCCGAGGTGTTCGGAACGGATCCGACCGTCATCAGCACATGGCTGCCCTCGACCACCCGGCCGTCGGCCATGGCAACCCGCACACCCGTGTCCGTTGTGGTGACCGAATCGGCCCGGGCATTCTTGACCAGCGTCACACCGCGCTCGGCCAGCGTGTCCTCCAGGACCAGGGCGGCATCCTCGTCCTCGTGCGGCAGCACTCGATCCCGGCTGGCCACCACGGTCACCTGAACGCCCAGCTCGGTGTAGGCGTGGACGAACTCGGCACCCGTGACACCCGACCCCACCACGACCAGGTGCTCGGGCAGTTCCTCCAGGTCATAGAGCTGGCGCCAGGTGAGGATTCGTTCGCCGTCAGGGCGCGCGTGGGGCAGCACACGCGGGCTGGCACCGGTGGCGATGAGCACCACATCGGCTTCCAGGATGGTGCTCGTCCCGTCTGATGCCGTTGCCTTGACCCGGTGAAATGCCATCCCGACCACGTGATCGACCAGCTCGGCACGTCCGGCGATCAAGCGCACCCCGGCGCTGCGCAGACGTTCGGCGATGTCGGCCGACTGCTCGGAGGCAAGGCGTTTGACGCGGCTGTGGATCTGCGGCAGCGAAATCTTGGCGTGCTCCACGTCGATGTCAAAGCCCAGGTTGGGCGCGCGCCGCAGGTCGGTGCGCACACCGGTGGACGCGATGAACGTCTTGGACGGCACACAGTCGAAGAGCACGCAGGCACCGCCGATACCGTCCGAGTCGATCACCGTGACCTCGGTGGTGCTTCGCTCGTGGGCGGCGGCCACGAGCGCCGCTTCGTATCCCGCTGGTCCTCCACCAATGATCACGATGCGCGTTGCCACGGGATCAAACCTACAAGTACCGACCCGCCGCGGCTTGCCATGGTGAAGGGAACTTGCCACCATCCCTGCCGTCAACCACAGCACGGGACCATTAGGCTTGCCCCGTGCCGCTCTACGCCGCCTATGGCTCCAACATGCATCCCGAGCAGATGTTGCAGCGCGCGCCGCACTCTCCCATGGCTGGCACCGGCTGGTTACACGGTTGGCGGCTGACCTTCGGCGGTGAGGACATCGGCTGGGAGGGTGCGCTGGCCACCGTCGTGCAGGACCCCCACTCCAAGGTTTTCGTCGTCCTCTACGACATGACCGGAGCAGACGAGAAGAATCTCGATCGCTGGGAGGGTTCGGAGCTCGGCATCCACACCAAGATCCGCTGCCGGATCGACCGCGAGTCCTCCGACACCACCACCGACCCGGTGCTGGCCTGGCTCTACGTCGTCAATGCGTACGAGGGTGGCCTACCGTCTGCCCGGTATCTCGGCGTGATGGCGGACGCAGCCGAAATTGCCGGTGCACCAGATGATTACGTACACGGCCTGCGCACCCGGGCCTCGCGCAACATAGGTCCGGGAACAGCATAACTTTCCGCCGACACTCCGGTTTCTGATGCATCGGCCGGGTGGCCGACTCCAGACATGACGTATCGCGGAAAAGGGTTCTAGAGTGCGCTTTGTTCGACGAGATTGACCAGCGTCCGCACCCCGACACCCAGTGCCCGTTCGTCGATGTCGAAGTTGGGCTGGTGGATATCGAGCTGGGGACCCGATCCCGACCAAACACCCAATCGTGCCATCGCGCCTGGCACCTCTTCCAGGTACCAGGAGAAATCCTCGCCACCGCCGGACTGCGTGGTCTCTGCGAGTGCGTCCAGCCCGATGTCCTGAATCGCGCGCACGAAGATGTGCGTCGAGTCGGCCTCGTTGATGACCGGCGGAACACCGCGCCGATAGTTGAGGGTGTAGTCGATGCGCAACGGTGCCAGCAGCCCCTGGATCACATCGCGCACGGTGTCCTCCAGCGTGATCCACACGTCACGGCTGCCGGTGCGCACCGTGCCCGCCAGCGAACCGATCTGCGGGATGGCGTTGGCGGCCTGACCCGCGTTGACGGCACCCCACACCATGACGGTGCCCGCCCTCGGGTCGATGCGTCGGCTCAGCACTCCCGGCAGACCGGTGATGATGGTGCCGAGCCCGTACACCAGGTCGGCCGTCAGATGCGGCCGCGAGGTGTGCCCACCCGGGGAATGCAGCGTGACCTCGACGGTGTCCGCGGCCGAGGTGATCGCACCGGCGCGGATCGCCACCTTGCCCACCTCCAGGCGCGGATCGCAGTGCAGCGCAAAAATTCTCGTAACACCGGCCATCGCCCCGGTGGCCACCACGTCGATGGCGCCGCCGGGCATGACCTCCTCGGCGGGCTGAAAGATCAGCCGCACGCCCGAGGGCAGAGAG
The nucleotide sequence above comes from Mycobacteroides saopaulense. Encoded proteins:
- a CDS encoding NAD(P)H-quinone dehydrogenase, with amino-acid sequence MATRIVIIGGGPAGYEAALVAAAHERSTTEVTVIDSDGIGGACVLFDCVPSKTFIASTGVRTDLRRAPNLGFDIDVEHAKISLPQIHSRVKRLASEQSADIAERLRSAGVRLIAGRAELVDHVVGMAFHRVKATASDGTSTILEADVVLIATGASPRVLPHARPDGERILTWRQLYDLEELPEHLVVVGSGVTGAEFVHAYTELGVQVTVVASRDRVLPHEDEDAALVLEDTLAERGVTLVKNARADSVTTTDTGVRVAMADGRVVEGSHVLMTVGSVPNTSGLGLERVGITLGSGGYLTVDRVSRTSVAGIYAAGDCTGLLPLASVAAMQGRIAMYHALGDAVRPIKLKTVAAAVFTRPEIAAVGVSQAAIDNGEVPARTVTLPLQTNPRAKMSGLKRGFVKIFCRPATGVVIGGVVVASNASELILPIAIAVQNLLSVNDLAQTLSVYPSLSGSVTEAARQLIAHDDLD
- a CDS encoding gamma-glutamylcyclotransferase, with product MPLYAAYGSNMHPEQMLQRAPHSPMAGTGWLHGWRLTFGGEDIGWEGALATVVQDPHSKVFVVLYDMTGADEKNLDRWEGSELGIHTKIRCRIDRESSDTTTDPVLAWLYVVNAYEGGLPSARYLGVMADAAEIAGAPDDYVHGLRTRASRNIGPGTA
- a CDS encoding M20 family metallopeptidase, translating into MSASLSAVAQQWLAENTDSLVQWRRHIHAHPELARQEHATTEYVAARLAEAGLNPKVLPGGTGVTCDFGPEDGPRVALRADMDALPMQERTGAAYSSTVPNVAHACGHDAHTAILLGAAMALNSAPSLPSGVRLIFQPAEEVMPGGAIDVVATGAMAGVTRIFALHCDPRLEVGKVAIRAGAITSAADTVEVTLHSPGGHTSRPHLTADLVYGLGTIITGLPGVLSRRIDPRAGTVMVWGAVNAGQAANAIPQIGSLAGTVRTGSRDVWITLEDTVRDVIQGLLAPLRIDYTLNYRRGVPPVINEADSTHIFVRAIQDIGLDALAETTQSGGGEDFSWYLEEVPGAMARLGVWSGSGPQLDIHQPNFDIDERALGVGVRTLVNLVEQSAL